Part of the Cyprinus carpio isolate SPL01 chromosome A1, ASM1834038v1, whole genome shotgun sequence genome is shown below.
GTTCTCTAATCATTAATCaagaacacaaaatcaaaaaaaacaataaataaaaaaagaaaaacaaggggAAGTTTAGCCCAAAGGTGGCGCTGTAACCTGAAAATGCCTATAACTACATGACAAATTAAAGTGATACAActcaaaaataactgaaattgtaatttttgggatTGAAAACTTATTGACCAAATCAGTTATGCTGTTTGGATGACTGctgctttaaaatacaaaagcCTGATTATATTCAGAGGTTTAAGTGACATCTAATACCATTGCATTTGCAGTAATAAAACAAACTAGAACAGTGGGCTGTTAGTATCTGAAGAATTTCCTGATTACCTAATTAAGAAGTACATCTGTGGTCTGTGTCTAATTTTTTTAGTATCTGAAGAATTTCCTGATTACCTGATTGAGGAAGTATATGCAGTACACTTACATTTATTAACACCTTGCAGTTAACTTTTTCCAACATGCTTCTTTCTGTTTGTGTCTTTTTTCACACTTACATTCATGTGCATGTCCAGCATGCAGCCAAACACCAGGTTAAACACAAACACTTTCATGATGTTCACTGTTGCATGCTCAAGTGGAAACATTTGTGGTTTGTACTCTCACCTTCATTTTCACAAACAGTACAACATGAGTCAgcaccacaaagaaaaaaaaaacacattgcttACCCTAATGCTGACATATTAAACTAACTACTGCTTAGTAACCATTTTTGAGGCgaatcaagtttaaaaaaaaaaaagaatgctgttCATTATATCACAATACATTTACACTATAAAATTAATGATTGTGTCTTGTTtacatgaatgaaaacaaaataagaaattcagaaaaatgtaagaatacttcttattttaatttaagcatAAACACATTCTGAGAATCCATTAAATAGTTTGTTCTTTGTCTGGAACATAACATGTGATAcatcaaacatcaaaacaaacaacaatacactcttaaaaataaggttcCCCGTTTGGGTGAATAAAACCAAATTGGATGCCATAGGAGAAAATGCCACAAAGGATATAATTTGTCTCATTATTCTTAAAACCATCTGGTGTAAATTACTACTGAAcaacatttccttttttaaactgtaattcatatttttttggttCTGACCTCAGAATAAACACTAAAGTCTGaacgctgtttttttttcagctttttctgCCGTATGGAAGGCATGTCCAATGAAGCATAACATACTCCATCACCACCCTGGAAAAACATgcgtttttattaatatattaatatatttttattatctatttacttcattgtgaataaaaataatactgtatataaaacactattatattatattatattatattatattatattatattatattatattatattatattatattatattatattatattatattatttataatgtaatatgtaatgtgttatgtattatatagatataatttatatagatttaaactGTCTAGCAAgtgtaaattgtattttaaacctttttcagGTTGTGAACATAATACAATACCTCAACATGTCTGTTCTCAGTCTGTGTTTCAGTGCCAGAACCTACaggaaattaaaataacaaaataatcaacTTTGTTCTGatcaaattaagtaaaatttaaaattgtaattcaaAAGCTCAACTGACTGATCAAAGGCATTGCATAAAGTTTTCATTACTCTGACTGTGACATTTTACAGTTATTATGTGATACTGTATGAAAGCAAATCTAGAGCTGTAATAACATCTGGCACATCATAGCTGTGATGGAATTGAGTTCAGGAGTGAATGATCACCTGTAGTTTTCCTCTGACAGAAGCAGTACACACAGATGGAGAAGAGGAGAACACACACTGGACACACACTGAACAGCAGCGTCCAGCAGAGCACACAGTCTGATACAGGAGGTGTGGAGGACGTGTTGAACCGCTCAGAACCAGGAGACACTGGCTCTAAATCAAACATAAGccatttttaaacattctcaCACTATTCGGTTAagatatatgttttattttaatattcaattaatgtgtacattgtattttatcatcctatgaaaattttaaattaccattaaaaatatctttaatattgcatatattttcCATTTGCAAAGCATAATGCCTAACAAATCagtattgaatgttaaaataatacaaatataaatttagaatGCATAAAccttttattaacaaatattcaCACTAACTAATGCACACATGAGTTAATGTATAGTATTAACTAAGAACGTAACGTAAtgacagatttgtaaattatttgctaatgattaattaaagaaGACAGCTggaagtttaaatatattatatagcttatattaatatattatatataatatacatagcTTTGATCCATTGCGGTAATTAACACATAAATTTAACCTATTAGCTAATACTATATGATGTTAAGgaattaataaatgatgacacatttaattaatagCAATCCATATATTACTTGATACTTGATAATACTATTAATCAGATAGACTCCTTATTAGTTGCTGATGTAGTAATCATTAATGAATGGTTTTAGCTCAGGATTATCTGTGCATTAGTTAATTATTAAGCATTAGTTAagaatgaattaatgcacattagTGCACCCGTATTGTAGTGTTACTGAAATTTTTATACGTAATAGATGCAGTTTCCAGCTGTTTTAAGTTTGACTGCAGGGTTGTATTAGAATAAGTACTGTATATGTGCAAGACTTTCCgttaactatattaaaaatataatgaaaataaaagaaattagtttgttaaaacaaaacacatgaacaacagtGAAAATGTTATCTCACCCAAGACAGATAGACGAGTTGTCTTGTTTCCATACTTGTACTCAGATTTTTCATGTATGATGCCGTTTACATCTTTACTTATTAAACGTTCTCTTTTTGCACAGTAGTACATTCCCTCATCAGAGACACTGACGTTTGTAATATGTAGATCATAAGAGTTTCTGGAGctgttgagcacaaaatgaaATCTTGGAAACTTCTCCTTGAGTATTTCTGAAGAATCTATGAGCAGAGATGGTTGATGCTCATGTGAGCAGTTTCTCAACCAAACAATGAGTGATCCTAATGGTATGACACAGTCACAGTAGAGAGTGATGCTGTCTCCTGCTTTAACTCTCATGTTCACTTCTGCCCCAAAGACTCTCTGCTGTTCACAGAACAAAACACCTGCTAAAGCAAATACAAGTTCATATACATGAAAGAAGACTgtcaatcaaatcaatacaatggcataaaatatacaatttaaaaacacaaatatggaCGTACACACAAGTATGATGACTGTAATTCTTGCTCGCTCCATCTCAGTGACTGATAAGGATGAGGACCTTTAGTGTGAATGGTCTGGTTCATAGTGGTGGGAGGGGGgtgggaggttttttttttttttttttttaagtgagggTTATATTATTCTGGTCTTGTCCTActcatttcttttctttcctttttttctttttttttaaatgcgtaAAAAGCTCTTTTAGGTTTTCACCATCAATTAAATAACTTCTTAGTCAACTTCATACTTCATTTTGAATTACTACACATTTCAATGTAACCGAATGTTGAATAGTTTGTATATGTTTCAATATGGTAAAGTGCtcaatttttaaatacaactgTGTAAGACCTTAAAAGAGGCCGAGAGGCCataaattcaaacaaacaataacatcaAATTGACGTCAAACATGACatatcttttacttttttttttgctttttttttttctttcttttttgatagtataattatgtttaatgtgACAATGGAGATGACCTATGTGCTGATGTGCTGATCGTCATTATGGGTTTCCTGTATTGCATATTTCAACTACATGGCTATTGTTTTCATTGGTCTCTAAACCCCCCAGAATTAATGTACCTGtaggtgtgtttgtttatttgtataaggatgcatttacttgaaGATGTTCATTGTTGTTAGAAACCTACTTTTGTTTCTGGCGGTAACCACAAAATGTTCCATTCACTTACTAGTGTGCGTAATCACAAGGTTGTGGTTtcctgttttagcatgtctaaatTGTGTTTCAGCTCTCAAAAATGGTAGAAGGACTTACTCCACTTTATAGAAATGCAGCCATAAATTCTTTGCAGCACTAGACTGTATTACGagtgaagaaaatatttaaatagaataaaagagTTTCAGCACCAGAGACAATGAACAGCATGGTAATAGCCATAAATAAACATGCAGCTGATACTGTTCACTGTATTTGAGGAAAATTAGATGGTGCTGCAGAGACAAACATTGTCATGTCTTTATATTAATGAGATTGCAATCCTTATTGTTCTAAATATAATCCTTAATGTTCTTCATTGAATGTCAGTTTAATTTAGCAATATGTAGTGTGTGTAAGATAATATATAGAATAATTcaaattattcatatataattagaTCAACATGGATTTTACATGAtacaataaaattcatatttattttatatatttcctaaattagaaatacaaaatttgacaatgaaaaatgagtcaatataaaaaaattatttgaacatgacaaaaaaatgtttacctgtaaaataaacagatttatataCAGATTGTTAAAATGACCAAAAAGGAAGTAAACGTTTGCAAGAGGACTATCACAAAGACCACTGGAAACATCTGTGGTTTAAACTTTAccttagaaaaaaaagagatgattgGACTCCATAAAAAACTTCAAACATCACTTAACATCAAAAAGCCTACACGAAAACCACACCATACATACCCAAACAACAAAAAGCCACTGTTGCATTTTGTAATATAACACCTGCATGCAGTGTTCACGGTATATACCTATATCAGTCTGCTCCAGCAAATGCTGTCTCTGCCCTGCCATTGAATACCAGGCcaataagattttattattataagattatgacagttcatccaaaaagagGCCTCTCTGTCTTCCTGACCCTGTAATGTAAGTCTGTTTAGTTATTTCTGTAACACAGTTGTTTTGTAGCCTGTGGGTCAAAGCCCCCCAGAGGGCCATGGATGTAATGCAGGAGGTCATCATTTGCTAAACAATATAGATACAGACATATACTATCTgtaaataatcagtaaaatataCTACTCAGTAATAAATTGCACTATTTACGTTTTTAATTACAAATAGCCTAATTCTCTCTTCTCACTGTGTAACTTGAatatagtaagaaaaaaaaagaagaaaaaacacttaatttgtgCACAATGATTCAATTTATTTCATTCTATCATTCAGTCACATTTCATAAAAGCGTTTATGGACTTCTGTGTTCTGGTCAAGAATCGGTCCTGATGAAATGGTTTGTGGGTAAGTGATTTTGACGTCATTGTCTGTAATTGTAAGGAAGACCAGACTAGTTTGGACTATTAGCCACTAGATGGAGCCATTGAGTGAtcatacttttttactcttttgCGCTGTATTCATGTTCACAGACACTCCCATAACTCATAGaaactatatacatttttcaatgtaaacattCGAAAGCATGTGCTTATTACTGATTAAACAGCAAGAATTTGACCaattacatcaaaatgtattttgagataaacactcactggccactttattaggtactcctgttcaattgcttggtaactcAAATTCCTAATCAGCCagtcacatggcagcaactcaatgcatttaggcatctgaagacaacttgctgaagttcaaaccgagcatcagaatggggagaAAAGGGGATTTAAAttactttgaacgtggaatggttgttggtgccagagaGGCTGGTCTAAAACttctgatctactgggattttcacgcacaatcatctctagggtttacagagaatggtccgaaaaacagaaaatatccagtgagcagcagttgtgtggatgaaaatgtcttgttgatatcagaggtcagaggagaatgcgcagactggttagagataatagaaaggcaacagtaactcaaataaccactcattacaaccaaAGTATGCAGAATagcatctctgaacgcacaacacgtcaaaccctgaagcagatgggctacagcagcagaagaccacactgggtgccgctcctgtcagctaagaacaggaaacggaggctacaattcgccaAGGCTCagcaaaattggacaatagaagattggaaaaacgttgcgtctcgatttctgctgtgacattcagatggtagagtcagaaatTGGCGTAAAGAACATAAAAGCATGGAtgcatcctgccttgtctcaacggtacagactggtggtggtggtgtaatggtgtgggagatattttcttggcacactttgggccctttagtaccaattgagcatcatttaaatgccacagcctacctgagtattgttgctgactatgtccatccctttatgactacagtgtaccaatcttctgatggctacttccagcaggataatgcaccatgtcacaaagctcaaatcatctcagactggtttcttgaatataaaaattagttcactttactcaaatggaatccacagtcaccagatctcaatccaatagagcagctatgggatgtggtggaacgggagattcacatcatggatgtgcagccgacaaatctgcaacaactgcgtgatgctatcatgtcaatatggaccaaaatctctgaggaatgtttccaacaccttgttaaATCTATGctatgaagaattaaggcagttctgaaggcaaaagggggtccaacccggtactagcaaggtgtacctaataaagtggccagtgagtgtatagtCATATTTTCTACagataaacacagacacacaacctTATGATTTTACTTTAGACTTGTTTGGGACATCTGATTGATAGTCAGGCTGATATCAAGAAGCTTTTAATTCAACGCAGAACATGTAACAAACGAATtcattatattctatatatattcatatattcattatgttctgcaaaaccttaatatttatgaaaagtaatttacgttaaaattatcaaataaataaaattttaaacccTAAAGTATCATTGGATTAAATAGGGgcttaaatgcattaaaaaaattatattaatagatTATGTAAATCATAACACACACTAACATGTATCACTCATATAAAgtaattatacttatttattttattgttttgtgccaaaaaaagtatacattaattaatatatgCGTGAGGAGACAGCACACTAAAATAATAGCTGAAATAGCAGAGCATAAAAAATGAATAGACTAGCCACAGCATATGTATTTGAAATGAGGAGGCAGAATCACATCTTGTTGTAGGGATGTGCAGATGTCAGTAGTCTATAAGAGACTTCAGTGTGGAGACAGATCTTTCCAGTCTTACTCGTCTTACACTGATGATTCTCCAGAAGACCGACCTGTAATGAttgagagggagggagagaggacaGCCTAAACAAAAATCAACCTCAACCTACAGTACATTTTTGAAATAGTGAAGCTTACTGACAATAAAGAATAGTTACCCTAAAAACATTTGCTTTGAGTATCTCAGCATTCAGGTCAGGAcctaaaaaaatgcaatgaaagtcTAAAAAAAGTAGAATTCTGGCTGTTGACAATCAATGCAGGTCGATACTGAAACTTCAAGCATGTGCTTTTTAACAGGCCTACATTGAACCACTTTCACAACTTTTAACAAATACATAGTTTAATATGCTTTCTAGCATATTTCAGCACAGCTACtccttaatttaataatttaaattttcaatgAGATGCTTTAACACATTCATTTtctataaaattaatgtaaaaggaatagttcacccaaaaatttacaatattatggatagaatcataatgataaaaaatgttcttacaaaacacagattttcacttcacaagttgttaactgatgaactggagtcacgtggattacttgtgaattattgtaatgtttttatgtgtaatgtttggactctcattctgacggcggtcattcactgcagaggaactattggtgagcaagtgatgtaatgctaaatttctccactATGAAGACAAAACCTCATCTACATCTATATCATCCTGAGgataagtaaattttcagcacattttcttttttgtgtgaactatttttCTAATATGTGAATGGGTTACCTGTAGTTTGAGCCCGACAAAAGAAGAACACACAGATGGAGGACAGGAGTGAAGAGAGGAgaacacacacaggacacacactgAACAGCAGCGTCCAGCAGAGCACACAGTCTGATACAGGAGGTGTGGCAGTGGTGGTGGAGTCATGCATAGATACTGcctctaaattaaacaaaaaagagttgtttttttgttttgtttttgcttattaCCACAGTACACTTTAGAGGACATGTATACgttatattattttgcattaattgcaAGCTTTATATGAAGTATAGAGCAACTCTCCTTCTTTCCTCTTTGAAGATCCTTTGGCATATTATTTAACATAGTGTAATCAGTTTTTAGTCattattaatattcttttaattttgtgaaaacagACTGAGGTGAAAATTGCTGTAAATTAATCACAACATAgattttcattaaagttttttttaagattatggaTTTTTTCTACTTTCTGCTCAGAATTGACCAATATGCCTAATAACACAAACATAATATATGAGTTTACTCAGATTTTGGGTTTATGATGCCGTGTAGGCTACATCTGtacatattttcttttctcttttagcCCAGTAGTATATTCCCTCTACAGAtactcatatttttaaaatataaaaaacaaaaaaaaaaaaaaacaaaaaaaaacataaattttttatCACCTTTCAttaacacactgacacacacacacacatacatagtgaCTGAAGAATAAAAATGCGAAAAATAGATctatttacttttagttttacgTTTGACTGCAGGATTGTCAGCATAAGTATGTGCAAGACTTTTCATTAactaatataatgaaaataaattaaataagtttgttaacacaaaacaaattaacatgaacaacaagaaaaatattgttaaaaacaaCAGGAAAATGTTTTCTTACCCAAGACAGATAAACGCGTTGTCTTGTTTCCATACTCATACtcaaattttt
Proteins encoded:
- the LOC122145073 gene encoding uncharacterized protein LOC122145073 isoform X2, encoding MERARVTVIILLCVLFCEQQRVFGAEVDMRVKAGDSITLYPDCVIPLGSHIVWWRNCSHEHQPSLFIDSSKIFKANFPRFSFVLNSFRNSYDLYITNVSVSDEGVYYCAKREKKVIKDVKGIINEKFEYEYGNKTTRLSVLEAVSMHDSTTTATPPVSDCVLCWTLLFSVCPVCVLLSSLLSSICVFFFCRAQTTGPDLNAEILKANVFRVGLLENHQCKTSKTGKICLHTEVSYRLLTSAHPYNKM
- the LOC109108666 gene encoding uncharacterized protein LOC109108666, which produces MERARITVIILVCVLFCEQQRVFGAEVNMRVKAGDSITLYCDCVIPLGSLIVWLRNCSHEHQPSLLIDSSEILKEKFPRFHFVLNSSRNSYDLHITNVSVSDEGMYYCAKRERLISKDVNGIIHEKSEYKYGNKTTRLSVLEPVSPGSERFNTSSTPPVSDCVLCWTLLFSVCPVCVLLFSICVYCFCQRKTTGSGTETQTENRHVEGGDGVCYASLDMPSIRQKKLKKKQRSDFSVYSEVRTKKI